A DNA window from Camelina sativa cultivar DH55 chromosome 13, Cs, whole genome shotgun sequence contains the following coding sequences:
- the LOC109128485 gene encoding uncharacterized protein LOC109128485 encodes MEANVDSANVVSSSPIDQEESTENNFVNNAEIAWQELRKKWVGDPSNRTSEMPLEPVISFNATYEELLTSTTPFQKPIPLAEMVDFLFDIWHGDGLFE; translated from the exons ATGGAAGCTAATGTTGACTCTGCTAATGTTGTTTCAAGTTCTCCAATTGATCAAGAAGAATCGACTGAGAACAACTTTGTGAACAATG CTGAGATTGCGTGGCAAGAGTTGAGAAAGAAGTGGGTCGGTGATCCATCTAATAGGACTTCAGAGATGCCTCTTGAACCTGTAATCAG CTTCAACGCTACTTATGAAGAATTGCTCACATCCACCACTCCTTTTCAGAAGCCCATCCCTCTAGCT GAAATGGTGGATTTTCTGTTTGATATTTGGCACGGGGATGGCCTCTTCGAGTAG
- the LOC104734366 gene encoding LOW QUALITY PROTEIN: E3 ubiquitin-protein ligase RFWD3-like (The sequence of the model RefSeq protein was modified relative to this genomic sequence to represent the inferred CDS: inserted 1 base in 1 codon) produces MSTRRRYSGPGVRIAQYIESEDEGEDYGEEVVGEEDEESEEEEEEEEEQEEDTESQARDVVVSPRVSQNESQENQKMSQGICSSSGSQEDVEWKHGETEGLFCLICMEVWTNDGEHQVCCLPCGHLYGFSCIKKWLQQRGSAGKCPQCIRKCSLRDVRKIYASRVAAVDDEAQKRILFLEAKLSSIEQKTASWSNKEAQWKKMEAELQLEVNKLKKKIADMESMAMGAQRNSNVASQNQYIHGHTNYQEHHGQAPSCSFRHQGDLLVSGGRLFDIDGGRKIVLLARRLSGVGGTFVLTQMSLHSGEIDDILLPPTTRAIKDLHLSPHNNGLAVFGSLGKKLSVISLESHNTVLSYDLPAAPWSCSWDLNSSHYIYAGLQNGKVLVFDRRQTTGPFASLTGLTTNPVHTIHHLSTNSTPTSDVRALLSASSIGLCQWNINGSEGSPSLITETGNPGVCISSSYCPRSDHIVASYRPRVGGSSEDTVQTQPSLTQTGVNSNGVDGFHVSLKRRGGDSYYQKLSSTQAFVDNIRLPRTAIIDFGEGKNQQLFASCDESTRELILQDPLNFAVSQRFPMSSHLPLQDVKYAHXNGTGLLGLLNDEKLQLFRNEYW; encoded by the exons ATGTCGACTCGCCGGCGTTACTCCGGTCCCGGAGTAAGAATTGCACAATACattgaatctgaggatgaaGGAGAAGACTATGGAGAAGAAGTagttggagaagaagacgaagaaagcgaagaggaggaggaggaggaggaggagcaggaAGAAGATACCGAAAGCCAAGCCAGGGATGTTGTAGTCTCACCTAGGGTTTCACAGAATGAGAGCCAAGAGAATCAGAAAATGTCACAAGGTATTTGTTCATCTTCAGGATCGCAGGAAGATGTGGAATGGAAACACGGCGAGACTGAGGGATTGTTCTGTTTGATTTGTATGGAAGTTTGGACCAACGATGGCGAACATCAAGTCTG TTGTCTTCCATGTGGACACTTGTATGGGTTTTCCTGCATCAAGAAGTGGCTACAGCAGCGGGGAAGTGCAGGAAAG tgtccGCAATGCATTAGAAAATGTAGCCTGAGAGATGTCCGGAAAATCTATGCATCACGTGTTGCTGCAGTTGATGATGAAGCACAAAAG AGAATCTTATTTCTGGAGGCCAAGTTAAGCTCAATTGAACAGAAG ACTGCAAGCTGGAGTAACAAAGAAGCTCAATGGAAGAAAATGGAAGCAGAGCTACAATTAGAAGTTAATAAGCTGAAGAAG aagATAGCTGATATGGAAAGTATGGCTATGGGTGCGCAGAGAAACTCTAATGTGGCTTCTCAGAATCAATATATACATG GTCATACAAACTACCAAGAACATCATGGACAGGCACCTTCTTGCAGCTTCAGACATCAG GGAGATTTGCTAGTCAGTGGTGGCCGTTTATTTGACATAGATGGTGGTCGAAAAATTGTGTTATTGGCTCGTAGGCTCTCAGGCGTTGGTGGAACATTTGTGCTTACgcaa ATGAGCCTACATTCGGGTGAGATTGATGATATTTTGTTGCCTCCTACCACAAGAGCAATTAAAGATCTTCACCTTTCCCCTCACAATAACGGGCTTGCAGTATTTGGTTCTCTAGGAAAAAAATTATCTGTTATAAGCTTGGAGAGCCACAACACTGTCTTATCGTATGATTTACCAGCTGCACCTTGGTCTTGCTCCTGGGATCTCAACAGCTCTCACTATATTTATGCTGGACTACAGAATGGAAAGGTTTTAGTATTTGACAGGCGTCAAACAACGGGACCTTTCGCATCGTTGACTGGCTTAACAACCAATCCAGTCCATACTATCCATCATCTCTCTACCAACTCCACTCCAACTTCTGATGTCCGTGCCCTCTTGTCAGCTTCCTCCATCGGGCTGTGTCAGTGGAACATTAATGGCAGCGAGGGAAG cCCATCATTAATTACAGAAACAGGAAACCCAGGAGTTTGCATATCATCCTCGTATTGTCCTCGCAGTGATCATATAGTGGCTTCTTATAGACCGagagttggtggatcttctGAAGATACAGTCCAGACTCAACCTTCGTTGACCCAAACAGGAGTCAATAGTAATGGTGTAGATGGATTTCATGTTAGTCTCAAGAGAAGAGGTGGTGATTCTTATTACCAGAAACTGTCATCCACACAAGCTTTTGTAGATAACATACGTCTGCCAAGAACAGCGATTATAGACTTTGGTGAGGGAAAGAATCAACAACTATTTGCATCTTGTGATGAGTCCACTCGGGAGCTCATCTTGCAAGATCCTTTGAATTTTGCCGTCTCTCAAAGGTTCCCAATGTCAAGTCATCTTCCGCTCCAAGACGTAAAATACGCTC GTAATGGAACGGGTCTGCTTGGTCTCTTAAACGATGAGAAATTGCAGCTTTTTAGGAACGAATATTGGTAG
- the LOC104734371 gene encoding UDP-glycosyltransferase 89A2 — protein MTEIMLPESRSESSKPPHLVRVVFPYPAQGHLLPLLDLTHQLCLRGVNVSVIVTPGNLTYLSPLLSAHPSSVTSIVFPFPPHPSLPPGVENVKDIGNSGNLPIMASLRQLRDPIINWFRSHPNPPIALISDFFLGWTHDLCDQISIPRFAFFSISFFLVSVLQYCFENIDRIKSTDPVHLLDLPRAPIFKEEHLPSIVRRCLQTPSPDLETMKDFSMNLLSYGSVFNSSQVLEDEYLEYVKQRTGGHDRVFVIGPLCSFGSGLNSDPGFIDPDLLSWLDGSPDGSVVYVCFGSQKALTKDQCDALALALEKSMTRFVWVVKKDPIPDGFEDRVSGRGLVVRGWVSQLAVLRHVAVGGFLSHCGWNSVLEGITSGAVILGWPMEADQFVNARLLVEHLGVAVRVCEGGETVPDSVELGRVIAETMGVRGCDVAARAEEIRRKTKVAVTEANGSSVEDLQRLVKEFGSQTLSLDVIN, from the exons ATGACGGAAATAATGCTACCGGAAAGTAGATCGGAGAGTTCGAAACCACCACACCTAGTCAGGG TGGTGTTTCCATACCCAGCACAAGGCCACTTACTTCCTCTACTTGACTTAACTCACCAACTCTGCCTCCGCGGAGTCAACGTCTCCGTCATCGTCACTCCCGGGAACCTCACTtacctctctcctcttctctccgCTCATCCTTCCTCCGTCACCTCCATCGTTTTCCCTTTCCCTCCTCATCCCTCACTCCCCCCCGGCGTCGAAAATGTCAAAGACATCGGGAATTCAGGAAACCTCCCGATCATGGCTTCTCTTCGTCAGCTTCGAGATCCAATCATCAATTGGTTCCGATCTCATCCAAATCCTCCGATCGCTCTCATCTCCGATTTCTTCCTCGGTTGGACTCACGATCTCTGCGATCAAATCTCTATCCCTCGCTTCGCCTTCTTCtccattagcttcttcttagTCTCAGTTCTTCAGTACTGCTTCGAGAACATCGATCGGATCAAATCAACGGATCCGGTTCATCTACTGGATCTTCCTCGTGCTCCGATCTTCAAAGAAGAGCATCTTCCGTCTATTGTCCGACGATGTCTCCAAACTCCGTCACCGGATCTCGAAACCATGAAAGACTTCTCCATGAATCTGTTGAGCTACGGCTCTGTTTTCAACTCTTCACAGGTTCTGGAAGATGAGTATCTCGAGTACGTGAAACAGAGAACCGGTGGTCATGATCGGGTTTTTGTAATCGGCCCGCTTTGCTCATTCGGGTCGGGTCTTAATTCGGATCCAGGTTTTATAGATCCGGATTTGCTTAGTTGGCTTGACGGATCCCCAGACGGGTCAGTCGTCTACGTTTGTTTCGGAAGTCAAAAGGCGTTGACTAAAGACCAGTGTGATGCTTTGGCTCTAGCTCTTGAGAAAAGCATGACCCGGTTTGTCTGGGTGGTTAAGAAAGATCCGATACCCGACGGGTTCGAGGATCGGGTATCTGGACGGGGTTTGGTGGTTAGAGGATGGGTTTCCCAGCTGGCGGTCTTGCGACACGTGGCGGTTGGTGGATTTTTGAGccattgtggatggaactcggTGCTCGAGGGGATAACGAGTGGGGCTGTGATCTTAGGTTGGCCAATGGAGGCTGACCAGTTTGTGAACGCGAGGTTGCTTGTGGAACATTTGGGTGTTGCGGTTAGGGTTTGCGAAGGGGGTGAAACTGTGCCTGACTCGGTTGAGTTGGGTCGGGTGATAGCGGAAACGATGGGTGTGAGAGGATGCGATGTGGCTGCTCGGGCTGAAGAGATACGACGGAAGACTAAAGTGGCCGTGACGGAGGCAAATGGAAGCTCtgttgaagatttacaaagacTTGTCAAAGAATTTGGAAGTCAAACTCTATCACTAGAtgtaataaactaa
- the LOC104734367 gene encoding dual specificity phosphatase Cdc25, producing the protein MGRSIFSFFTKKKKMAMARSISYITSTQLLPLHRRPNIAIIDVRDEERNYDGHIAGSHHYASGSFDDKISHLVQNVKDKDTLVFHCALSQVRGPTCARRLVNYLDEKKQDTGIKNIMILERGFNGWEASGKPVCRCADVPCKSDCP; encoded by the exons ATGGGGAGAAgcatattttcctttttcactaaaaagaaaaaaatggcgaTGGCGAGAAGCATCTCTTACATCACCTCTACTCAGCTTCTCCCTCTCCATCGTCGTCCCAACATCGCCATCATCGATGTCAG ggATGAAGAGAGGAACTATGATGGGCATATAGCTGGGTCGCATCACTATGCGAGTGGCTCGTTTGATGACAAGATTTCTCATCTTGTTCAAAATGTCAAGGACAAAGACACGCTTGTTTTCCATTGTGCCTTGAGCCAG GTTCGTGGCCCAACTTGTGCAAGAAGGCTGGTGAATTATCTAGATGAGAAGAAGCAAGATACTGGGATCAAAAACATCATGATCTTGGAACGCGGCTTTAATGGCTGGGAAGCTTCTGGAAAACCAGTGTGTCGCTGTGCAGACGTTCCTTGCAAAAGCGATTGCCCCTAA
- the LOC104734369 gene encoding serine/threonine protein phosphatase 2A 57 kDa regulatory subunit B' alpha isoform: MFKKIMKGAHRKASRTEANDSSMYGFDPPGPGSNNMAVNHASRGPSSSPGSTTAQPHPPPPPPMYSVEPLPLFRDVSVSERHSLFLRKLQICCFQFDFTDTLKNAREKEIKRQTLLELVDFIQSGAGKLTELCQEEMVKMVSFNIFRCLPPASHENTGQEPADLEEEEPYLEPSWPHLQLVYELLLRYIVPSDTDTKVAKRYIDHSFVLKLLELFETEDPREREYLKTILHRIYGKFMVHRPFIRKAMNYIFYRFIYETERHSGIGELLEILGSIINGFALPMKEEHKLFLIRALIPLHKPKPIAMYHQQLSYCIVQFVEKDYKLADTVIRGLLKFWPVTNCTKEVLFLAELEEVLEATQTVEFQRCMVPLFQQIARCLSSSNFQVAERALFLWNNEHVVGLIAQNRSVILPIIFGSLEKNTESHWNQAVHGLSANIKRMFMEMDPELFEDCQQQYEEKQAKSKQVEEQRQDRWRRLDEAVEEREREDPMITS, translated from the exons ATGTTTAAGAAGATCATGAAAGGGGCACATCGAAAGGCCTCTAGAACTGAGGCGAATGATTCGTCTATGTATGGGTTTGATCCACCGGGTCCTGGATCCAACAATATGGCTGTAAATCACGCATCTCgtggtccttcttcttctccaggtTCAACAACGGCACAACcccatcctcctcctcctcctcctatgTATTCAGTGGAGCCTCTTCCTTTGTTCAGAGACGTTTCTGTTTCCGAGCGTCACTCCTTGTTCTTGAGGAAACTCCAGATTTGCTGTTTCCAGTTTGATTTTACAGACACGTTGAAGAACGCGAGGGAGAAGGAGATAAAAAGGCAGACTTTATTAGAGCTTGTTGATTTTATTCAGTCTGGTGCAGGGAAGCTCACTGAACTCTGTCAGGAAGAAATGGTAAAGATGGTTTCGTTTAATATATTCAGGTGTCTTCCTCCTGCTTCACACGAGAATACAGGTCAAGAGCCTGCTGATCTCGAGGAAGAGGAGCCTTACTTGGAACCATCTTGGCCTCATTTACAGCTTGTTTACGAGTTGCTGCTTAGATACATTGTTCCTTCTGACACAGATACTAAAGTTGCTAAACGGTATATTGACCATTCCTTTGTGTTGAAGCTGCTTGAGTTGTTTGAGACCGAAGATCCTAGAGAAAGGGAGTACTTGAAAACGATTCTTCATAGGATTTATGGCAAGTTTATGGTCCACAGGCCCTTTATTAGGAAAGCAATGAATTATATATTCTATAGGTTTATCTACGAGACTGAGAGACATAGCGGGATTGGGGAACTTTTGGAGATTCTTGGTAGTATTATCAATGGGTTTGCCTTGCCAATGAAGGAGGAGCACAAGCTCTTTCTGATCAGGGCGTTGATACCGCTGCATAAGCCGAAACCAATCGCAATGTATCATCAGCAGTTGTCTTACTGCATTGTTCAGTTTGTGGAGAAAGATTATAAGCTTGCGGATACAGTGATCAGGGGATTGTTAAAGTTTTGGCCTGTGACAAACTGTACAAAAGAGGTTCTCTTTCTTGCTGAACTTGAAGAGGTTCTCGAGGCAACACAAACTGTTGAGTTCCAACGCTGTATGGTCCCTCTGTTCCAACAGATTGCTCGATGCCTCAGTAGCTCTAATTTTCAG GTTGCAGAACGAGCACTGTTCTTATGGAACAACGAGCACGTAGTGGGTCTAATTGCTCAGAACAGAAGCGTGATCCTTCCTATCATATTCGGTTCGCTGGAGAAAAACACAGAGTCTCACTGGAACCAAGCAGTGCATGGTCTAAGCGCGAATATAAAGAGAATGTTCATGGAGATGGACCCTGAACTCTTTGAAGATTGCCAGCAACAGTACGAAGAGAAACAAGCCAAATCTAAACAAGTGGAAGAGCAACGCCAAGATAGGTGGAGGAGATTAGATGAAGCAGTAGAGGAGCGAGAAAGAGAAGATCCTATGATCACTTCTTAG
- the LOC104737812 gene encoding FAD synthase-like, translating to MKEQSFSNGGLSSFPVRTIYFESPSAFTEINAFTYDAAQTYNLQLDIIRQDFKSGLEALLKANPIRAIFLGVRIGDPTAVGQEQFSPSSPGWPPFMRVNPILDWSYRDVWAFLLTCKVKYCSLYDQGYTSIGSVHDTVPNSLLSVNDTSSKEKFKPAYLLSDGRLERAGRVKKNASLKNDIDTESQKHEVLLASVIAVGDEILSGTVEDQLGLSLCKKLTSVGWSVQQTTILRNDIDSVSEEVDRQRSTSDMVFIYGGVGPLHSDVTLGGVAKAFGVRLAPDEEFEEYLRHLISEQCTGDRNEMAQLPEGITELLHHEKLSVPLIKCRNVIVLAATNTKELEEEWECLTELTKLGGGSSLIEYSSRRLMTSLTDVEVAEPLSKLGLEFPDIYLGCYRKSREGPIIICLKGKDNARIDLAAQALCKKFKKDAFVEIK from the exons ATGAAAGAGCAGAGTTTTTCTAATGGAGGTCTATCAAGTTTTCCAGTCCGGACCATATATTTTGAGAGCCCTTCTGCCTTCACTGAAATTAATGCATTTACATATGATGCAGCTCAAAC TTACAATCTGCAACTTGATATCATTCGCCAGGATTTCAAATCCGGGTTAGAGGCATTACTAAAGGCTAACCCTATCAGAGCTATTTTCCTTGGCGTCCGAATTGGTGATCCTACTGCG GTTGGTCAAGAACAATTCTCTCCTAGTTCACCTGGATGGCCACCCTTTATGAGGGTGAATCCTATATTGGATTGGTCGTACAG AGATGTTTGGGCATTTCTCCTAACTTGCAAGGTCAAGTATTGCAGTCTTTATGACCAGGG ATATACATCAATTGGGAGTGTTCATGATACTGTTCCCAACTCATTATTGTCTGTTAACGACACTAGCagtaaagaaaaattcaaacctGCTTATTTGCTTTCTGATGGGAGATTAGAAAGGGCTGGGAGAGTCAAGAAAAATGCTTCACTCAAGAATGACATAGACACCGAATCACAGAAACACGAGGTGCTTTTGGCCTCAGTAATTGCTGTCGGCGATGAGATTCT GTCTGGCACTGTTGAGGATCAACTAGGATTGTCGTTGTGTAAGAAGTTGACTTCTGTCGGTTGGTCGGTGCAACAAACCACTATCCTTCGGAATGAT ATAGATTCTGTATCGGAGGAAGTTGACCGCCAAAGGTCTACGAGTGATATG GTATTTATATATGGAGGAGTTGGTCCGTTGCATTCAGATGTTACTTTGGGTGGTGTTGCCAAGGCATTTGGAGTTCGCCTG GCACCTGATGAAGAGTTTGAGGAATACCTTAGGCATCTTATAAGCGAGCAGTGCACAGGTGACAGGAATGAG ATGGCTCAGTTACCAGAAGGAATTACTGAACTTCTACATCATGAAAAGCTTTCAGTGCCATTG ATCAAGTGCCGCAATGTGATTGTTCTTGCTGCTACAAACACTAAGGAGCTCGAGGAAGAGTGGGAATGTCTGACAGAACTTACTAAATTGGGTGGAGGTTCTTCACTCATAGAGTATTCGTCAAGGCGCTTGATGACATCTTTAACAGAT GTTGAAGTTGCAGAACCTCTGTCCAAACTTGGTCTCGAATTCCCAGACATATATCTTG GCTGTTACCGGAAATCTAGAGAAGGCCCTATCATCATCTGCTTAAAGGGAAAG GATAATGCACGGATTGACTTAGCTGCACAGGCACTATGCAAGAAATTTAAGAAAGATGCGTTCGTAGAAATCAAATAG
- the LOC104734368 gene encoding uncharacterized protein LOC104734368: MVCVMCLVPLFLVPLVNLMPRIIDFFMAKLYAWLGWEYRKPARVPPACPFKPVAKNDSATKVAAETGTEGTKTIAKPVVAEETGGVKQD, translated from the exons ATG GTTTGCGTTATGTGTTTGGTGCCGCTGTTCCTCGTCCCGCTCGTCAATTTAATGCCTCGCATCATCGATTTCTTCATG GCGAAGTTGTACGCGTGGCTCGGATGGGAGTACAGGAAGCCAGCGAGAGTCCCTCCAGCTTGTCCTTTCAAGCCTGTTGCTAAAAACGACAGCGCTACCAAA GTGGCTGCTGAAACTGGAACTGAAGGTACAAAAACAATAGCTAAACCTGTCGTTGCAGAGGAGACGGGTGGGGTTAAGCAGGATTGA